The proteins below are encoded in one region of Winogradskyella helgolandensis:
- a CDS encoding polysaccharide lyase family 7 protein, producing MKVLHIVFKLIIFIFLFSCSSNDSDEQDDVVADSLAISMVSVFSANEETQSFTVTSNINWSIVDDSSWISTTPSIGTNNAVIDISVEANPTFNNRSGLVTVEAGDITRVLIVTQVGSEDTSGNLDPNKAPSENFDLSTWNLSIPENQGNGTARTITVSQINNGYENNDYFYTADDGGMVFKCPVDGFRTSENTSYTRVELREMLRGTDTSISTQGVNENNWVFGTAPVADINAAAGYDGEMNATLAVNHVTTTGDNSHLGRFIIGQIHANDDEPIRLYYRKLPNNTLGSIYFAHEPTDGNGAEQWHEMIGSRGNSASNPEDGIALNEKFSYRIKVVGDDLTVTIIRDGKPDVVHTVNMVNSGFNVGGQYMYFKAGVYQANNSGDDDDYAQATFYALEKSHTTN from the coding sequence ATGAAAGTATTACACATTGTTTTTAAGCTCATTATTTTCATATTTCTATTCAGTTGCAGTTCTAACGATTCCGATGAGCAAGACGACGTGGTTGCAGATAGTTTGGCAATATCTATGGTTTCAGTATTTTCTGCTAACGAAGAAACACAATCATTTACTGTAACATCCAATATAAACTGGAGTATAGTTGATGATTCTAGTTGGATTTCAACAACACCATCAATTGGGACTAATAATGCCGTAATAGATATTTCTGTAGAGGCCAATCCAACATTTAATAATCGCTCTGGATTGGTAACTGTTGAGGCTGGTGATATTACGAGAGTTTTAATAGTTACGCAAGTAGGATCAGAGGATACCTCAGGAAATTTAGACCCAAATAAGGCTCCTTCAGAAAATTTTGATTTATCTACTTGGAATTTAAGTATTCCTGAAAATCAAGGAAATGGTACTGCAAGAACGATTACTGTGAGTCAAATTAACAATGGTTATGAAAATAACGATTATTTTTATACAGCTGATGATGGCGGAATGGTCTTTAAATGTCCGGTCGATGGTTTTAGAACTTCTGAAAACACAAGCTATACAAGAGTAGAGTTACGCGAAATGCTTAGAGGAACAGACACGAGTATAAGTACACAAGGAGTTAATGAAAATAACTGGGTTTTTGGTACTGCTCCCGTTGCAGACATAAATGCTGCGGCAGGTTATGATGGAGAAATGAATGCAACGCTTGCCGTAAACCACGTGACAACAACTGGTGATAATAGCCATTTAGGGAGATTTATTATCGGACAAATACATGCTAATGATGATGAACCGATCCGTTTATATTACAGAAAATTACCAAATAACACTTTAGGGTCTATTTATTTTGCCCATGAACCTACAGATGGAAATGGTGCGGAACAATGGCACGAAATGATAGGGTCTAGAGGTAACAGTGCATCTAATCCTGAAGACGGTATAGCGCTAAACGAAAAATTTAGTTACAGGATAAAAGTGGTTGGTGATGATTTAACGGTTACGATAATTAGAGATGGTAAACCTGATGTTGTTCATACCGTAAATATGGTAAACAGTGGTTTTAATGTTGGAGGACAATACATGTATTTTAAAGCTGGCGTTTATCAAGCGAATAATTCTGGAGATGATGATGATTACGCACAGGCAACTTTTTATGCTTTAGAAAAATCACACACTACAAATTAG
- a CDS encoding RrF2 family transcriptional regulator: MLSKKTKYGIKALVYLAREKDRVPVQISTISKSENISQKFLESILLTLRKNGLLGSKKGKGGGYYLLKDPKEIQMTTVMRLLEGPIAMVPCVSLNFYEKCADCIDEEACAVNKLMLKVRDNTLEIFRNTTLADLCN; this comes from the coding sequence ATGCTTTCAAAGAAAACAAAATACGGAATTAAAGCTTTGGTGTACCTGGCACGAGAGAAGGATAGAGTTCCTGTTCAAATTTCTACGATTTCTAAATCCGAGAATATTTCTCAAAAGTTTCTAGAAAGTATATTATTGACTTTAAGAAAAAATGGTCTGTTAGGTTCAAAAAAAGGCAAAGGAGGAGGCTATTATTTATTAAAGGATCCTAAAGAAATTCAAATGACAACCGTAATGCGATTATTAGAAGGTCCCATTGCTATGGTGCCGTGTGTGAGTTTAAATTTCTACGAAAAATGTGCGGACTGTATAGATGAAGAGGCTTGTGCGGTCAATAAATTAATGCTCAAAGTCCGAGATAATACATTAGAGATATTCCGAAATACCACATTAGCTGATTTGTGTAATTAG
- a CDS encoding phosphoadenosine phosphosulfate reductase domain-containing protein translates to MINIDIDLWNKRLKDKTPIEIAEWALALSENRIVTTSFGIYSSVLLSTMSKIDKDIRVVWCDTLYNQPSTYEHASRLIDKYKLNILKYQSLYTKEEIDSTIGLPNLEDDNHGIFSEAVKLEPFRRALNEQNPDIWFTNIRVRQTEYRDKKDILSFSKDGILKVSPFYYWSDTDLDAYIEEHQLEKNSDYFDPIKALLNRECGIHLQ, encoded by the coding sequence ATGATAAATATTGATATAGATCTATGGAATAAAAGATTAAAAGATAAGACTCCAATTGAAATTGCAGAATGGGCATTGGCACTGTCTGAGAATAGAATTGTAACAACGAGTTTTGGAATATATTCTTCGGTTTTATTAAGCACAATGTCTAAAATAGATAAAGACATTAGAGTCGTTTGGTGTGATACTTTATACAACCAACCAAGCACCTACGAGCATGCCTCTCGTCTCATTGATAAGTACAAGCTTAATATTTTGAAATATCAGAGTTTATATACCAAAGAAGAAATTGATTCCACCATTGGCTTACCAAATTTAGAAGACGACAATCATGGGATTTTTTCGGAAGCTGTAAAACTAGAGCCTTTTAGACGTGCTTTAAATGAACAGAATCCAGATATATGGTTTACCAACATTAGAGTAAGACAAACTGAATATAGAGACAAGAAAGATATTCTAAGCTTTAGTAAAGACGGTATTCTAAAGGTGAGTCCATTTTACTATTGGAGCGACACTGATTTAGATGCCTATATAGAAGAGCACCAACTAGAAAAAAATAGTGATTACTTCGATCCTATAAAAGCACTTCTCAATAGAGAGTGTGGTATACACTTACAGTAA
- a CDS encoding HEPN domain-containing protein, which produces MQSFRTELENPVVQKDILDLANKIELFQNGKIDEEKFRSLRLARGIYGQRQEGVQMIRIKLPYGKVLSHQLRRISEVSDEYSRSRLHITTRQDIQIHYVDINRTPELWAELERDDVTIREACGNTVRNVTASETAGIDINEPFDVSPYADGIFKFFLRNSVCQEMGRKFKVSFSASDEDTGLSYMHDLGFISKIENGIKGFKVMLGGGLGSQPRHADLFYEFLPSDKIIPLMEGVLRVFDRYGERKSRAKARLKFLIKDIGLEAFKQLVEEEQNAIEFKTVAIDTANYTVSKPVSITAPTVAIKNTEAYNLWKSTNVIPQKQDGFVAIGIKVLLGDFYTDKARLLADLVEQYAAGEVRLSLRQNILIPFVKEDLLPFFYVELEKLGFVEAGYNKAVDITACPGTDTCNLGIASSTGIAEELERVIKTEYPQYLENSDLIIKISGCMNACGQHNMANIGFQGMSIRTKDKLVAPALQVLLGGGNLGNGNAYFADKVVKIPSRRGPEALRRILNDFEANAKGKQFVDYYKEQGEKYFYHLLTDLSDIENLTQEDFIDWGTEEQYVKAIGIGECAGVVIDLIATLFLESDEKIEEANQAFTNKVYSSAIYEAYRSMVNSAKAILLSENISTNTQAGIISQFDELFVESKKIELGTSFSDLIYQIKVFPPTEDFANNYINAAQQFLKSVRAFREEQIVA; this is translated from the coding sequence ATGCAAAGTTTTAGAACAGAATTAGAAAATCCAGTAGTACAAAAGGATATCCTAGATTTAGCCAATAAGATTGAACTTTTTCAAAATGGAAAAATTGACGAAGAAAAATTCAGAAGTCTACGTTTAGCTAGAGGTATATATGGTCAGCGCCAAGAAGGTGTACAAATGATTAGAATCAAGTTGCCTTATGGTAAAGTGTTGAGCCATCAATTACGTCGTATTTCTGAAGTTTCTGATGAATATTCTAGAAGTCGATTGCATATCACAACACGTCAAGATATTCAAATTCACTATGTAGATATAAATAGAACTCCAGAATTATGGGCAGAATTAGAACGTGATGATGTGACTATTAGAGAAGCTTGTGGCAACACTGTCAGAAACGTTACAGCAAGTGAAACGGCAGGCATTGATATTAACGAACCCTTTGATGTGTCTCCGTATGCCGATGGTATATTCAAATTCTTTTTAAGGAATTCTGTGTGTCAAGAAATGGGACGAAAATTTAAAGTGTCTTTTTCGGCATCGGATGAAGATACCGGTTTATCGTACATGCACGATTTAGGTTTTATCTCCAAAATTGAAAATGGAATTAAAGGCTTTAAAGTGATGCTTGGTGGTGGTTTAGGATCGCAACCTAGACATGCCGATTTATTTTACGAGTTTTTACCATCAGACAAAATTATTCCTTTAATGGAAGGTGTTTTAAGAGTTTTTGATCGTTATGGTGAACGTAAAAGTAGAGCCAAAGCACGACTGAAATTCTTAATAAAAGATATCGGTTTAGAGGCATTTAAGCAATTGGTAGAGGAGGAACAAAACGCTATAGAATTCAAAACAGTTGCAATTGACACTGCTAATTATACGGTTTCAAAACCAGTTTCTATAACAGCACCAACAGTAGCGATTAAAAATACAGAAGCGTATAACTTATGGAAATCTACGAATGTCATTCCTCAAAAGCAGGACGGTTTTGTTGCTATAGGTATTAAAGTTTTATTAGGAGATTTCTACACAGATAAAGCCCGTTTATTGGCCGATTTGGTTGAGCAATATGCAGCAGGTGAAGTTAGATTAAGCTTACGTCAGAACATATTAATCCCTTTTGTAAAAGAAGATTTATTACCATTTTTTTATGTTGAATTAGAAAAGTTAGGCTTCGTTGAAGCAGGTTATAATAAAGCTGTAGATATCACAGCATGTCCTGGTACGGATACTTGCAACTTAGGGATTGCAAGTAGTACTGGGATAGCCGAAGAATTAGAACGTGTTATTAAAACTGAGTATCCTCAATATCTCGAAAATTCTGATTTAATTATTAAAATCAGTGGTTGTATGAATGCTTGTGGGCAACACAATATGGCAAATATTGGTTTTCAAGGGATGTCAATTCGGACAAAAGATAAATTAGTTGCGCCAGCACTGCAAGTGCTTTTAGGTGGTGGAAACTTAGGAAATGGTAACGCGTATTTCGCAGATAAAGTAGTTAAAATTCCTAGTAGAAGAGGACCAGAAGCTTTACGTAGAATTCTTAACGATTTTGAAGCGAATGCAAAAGGCAAACAGTTTGTAGATTATTACAAAGAACAAGGTGAAAAATATTTCTATCACTTACTAACTGATTTATCAGACATTGAAAATTTAACCCAAGAAGATTTCATTGATTGGGGTACGGAGGAGCAATATGTAAAAGCCATCGGAATTGGAGAATGTGCAGGAGTTGTTATCGATTTAATTGCTACACTTTTCTTAGAAAGCGATGAGAAAATTGAAGAAGCCAATCAGGCTTTCACTAATAAAGTGTATTCAAGTGCTATTTATGAAGCGTATCGTTCTATGGTAAATTCTGCAAAAGCCATCTTACTTTCAGAGAATATTAGCACAAACACACAAGCTGGCATCATTTCACAATTTGATGAACTTTTTGTAGAAAGCAAGAAAATTGAATTAGGAACCTCCTTTTCAGATCTTATTTATCAGATAAAAGTATTCCCACCAACAGAAGATTTTGCAAATAATTATATAAACGCAGCACAACAGTTTCTAAAAAGCGTTAGAGCTTTTAGAGAAGAGCAAATTGTTGCATAA
- the cobA gene encoding uroporphyrinogen-III C-methyltransferase: protein MTPRLTIVGAGPGDADLITVKAIKAIKSANVIMYDALVNAELLEYAAPNTELIFVGKRKGCYAYQQNQINELIVERALRFGHVVRLKGGDPFIFGRGAEELEYAKEYAIEVAVVPGISSSAAVPAYQGIPLTKRNASESFWVITGTTKSHQISGDIALAAKSTATVVILMGMSKLSEIVQIFSKEGKSETAIAIIQNGTRPNENVGIGKISNIESIVKEKQLSNPAIIIIGEVVNQRVDLTDIYTKADLAQYDIQKKIA from the coding sequence ATGACACCAAGATTAACCATAGTAGGAGCAGGACCAGGAGATGCAGATTTAATTACTGTAAAGGCAATTAAAGCCATAAAATCTGCAAATGTCATAATGTATGATGCTCTTGTAAATGCAGAATTATTAGAATACGCAGCTCCAAATACAGAATTGATTTTTGTTGGTAAACGAAAAGGGTGTTATGCGTATCAACAAAATCAAATTAATGAATTAATTGTAGAACGTGCGTTAAGATTTGGTCATGTGGTGCGTTTAAAAGGTGGTGATCCATTTATTTTTGGTCGTGGAGCAGAAGAATTAGAGTATGCTAAGGAATACGCCATTGAAGTGGCTGTTGTACCTGGTATTTCGTCATCGGCTGCAGTGCCAGCATACCAAGGTATTCCATTGACAAAACGAAATGCTTCAGAAAGTTTTTGGGTGATTACAGGAACGACAAAATCACATCAAATTTCTGGTGATATTGCATTAGCTGCAAAGTCTACAGCCACTGTAGTAATATTAATGGGAATGAGTAAACTTTCAGAAATTGTTCAAATTTTTTCTAAGGAAGGAAAGTCTGAAACAGCCATTGCCATCATTCAAAATGGAACCAGACCAAATGAAAATGTAGGTATTGGTAAAATATCTAATATAGAATCGATTGTTAAAGAAAAGCAACTTTCAAATCCAGCAATTATAATCATTGGTGAAGTTGTTAATCAGCGTGTAGATCTAACAGATATTTACACCAAAGCAGATTTGGCTCAGTATGACATTCAGAAAAAAATAGCTTAA
- a CDS encoding precorrin-2 dehydrogenase/sirohydrochlorin ferrochelatase family protein: MERNNLYPIFLKAKNLNVLIVGGGHVAEEKLTFLLKSSPDANVTMVAPMYREGTIDIANTGNVNRITDNYNVHYLKGHHIVIATTDCPKINVKIYEDCRAQDKLVNVADNPPYCDFYMGGIVTKGNVKVAISTNGKSPTTAKRLRQFFEDVIPENIDDLVKNLNIYRKTIKGDFEQKVEKLNEFTKGLVEKI, from the coding sequence ATGGAACGGAATAATCTATACCCAATCTTTCTAAAAGCTAAAAATCTAAATGTGTTAATTGTTGGTGGTGGTCATGTTGCAGAAGAAAAATTAACCTTTCTATTAAAGTCTAGTCCAGATGCAAACGTGACTATGGTAGCTCCAATGTATAGAGAAGGCACTATAGACATTGCGAATACTGGAAACGTAAATAGAATTACGGATAATTATAACGTCCATTACTTAAAAGGACATCATATTGTTATTGCAACAACAGATTGTCCTAAAATCAATGTAAAAATATACGAAGATTGCCGAGCACAAGACAAATTAGTTAACGTCGCTGATAATCCACCATATTGCGATTTTTATATGGGAGGCATCGTCACCAAAGGCAATGTAAAAGTGGCAATTTCTACCAACGGAAAATCGCCAACAACAGCAAAACGCTTACGTCAGTTTTTTGAAGATGTCATACCAGAAAATATAGATGATTTAGTAAAGAATCTCAATATATACAGAAAAACAATAAAAGGAGACTTTGAGCAGAAAGTCGAAAAGTTAAACGAATTCACTAAAGGTTTAGTCGAAAAAATATAG
- a CDS encoding NAD(P)/FAD-dependent oxidoreductase — translation MIKTDILIIGAGPTGLFTVFEAGLLKLKCHLIDALPQPGGQCSELYPKKPIYDIPGFPEILAGDLTSNLLEQGKQFQPGFTLGERAETIEKLEDGSFIVTTNKGTQHHAPIIAIAGGLGSFEPRKPQLENIDMYEDNGLAYFIKDPEVYRDKKVVISGGGDSALDWSIYLADVASEVTLIHRRNEFRGALDSVERVQELKLINKINIITPAEITALHGETKIEGVSVTKDGETKTIEADAFIPLFGLSPKLGPIGDWGLEIEKNAIKVDTVDYQTNIPGIYAIGDVNTYEGKLKLILCGFHEATLMCQSAYKRLNPGKKYVLKYTTVSGINGFDGSRKESPKAVVKAIV, via the coding sequence ATGATTAAAACAGATATACTAATAATAGGAGCAGGACCAACGGGTTTATTTACAGTATTTGAAGCCGGTTTGTTAAAATTAAAGTGCCATTTAATTGACGCATTGCCACAACCTGGTGGTCAATGCTCCGAATTATATCCTAAAAAACCAATTTATGATATTCCTGGGTTTCCTGAGATTTTAGCAGGTGATTTAACTTCAAATTTATTAGAGCAAGGCAAACAATTTCAACCTGGTTTTACCTTAGGGGAACGTGCTGAAACAATTGAGAAATTAGAAGATGGTAGTTTTATTGTGACCACAAATAAAGGCACACAACATCATGCTCCTATAATAGCTATAGCTGGTGGTTTAGGAAGTTTTGAACCAAGAAAACCACAATTGGAAAATATCGATATGTATGAAGATAATGGTTTAGCTTACTTTATCAAAGATCCAGAAGTTTATCGCGATAAAAAAGTAGTCATTTCAGGAGGAGGAGACTCTGCTTTAGATTGGAGTATTTACCTAGCAGATGTCGCATCTGAAGTTACTTTAATACACAGACGTAATGAATTTAGAGGAGCATTAGATTCCGTAGAACGCGTACAAGAATTAAAATTGATTAATAAAATAAACATCATAACTCCTGCAGAAATTACAGCCTTACATGGTGAGACTAAAATAGAAGGAGTATCAGTCACCAAAGATGGTGAAACCAAAACCATAGAAGCAGATGCTTTTATTCCTCTTTTTGGTTTATCGCCAAAATTAGGACCTATTGGAGATTGGGGACTTGAGATAGAAAAAAATGCGATAAAAGTAGATACTGTAGATTATCAAACAAATATTCCTGGTATTTATGCCATTGGAGATGTGAATACCTATGAAGGGAAATTAAAGTTGATTCTTTGCGGTTTTCATGAAGCAACCTTAATGTGTCAGTCTGCTTATAAAAGACTAAATCCTGGTAAGAAGTATGTTCTAAAATATACGACTGTAAGTGGTATTAATGGTTTTGATGGTTCACGTAAAGAATCACCAAAAGCTGTTGTAAAAGCTATAGTATAA
- a CDS encoding 2Fe-2S iron-sulfur cluster-binding family protein: MQDVTIHITDRDGEKHTVLAPTDMAMNLMEIIRSYELAPEGTIGICGGMAMCASCQCYVTSKHRINTMEDEEEAMLSEAFNVKNNSRLSCQIPISDILNELEIELAPEC, translated from the coding sequence ATGCAAGATGTTACCATACATATCACAGATAGAGATGGTGAAAAACACACCGTTTTAGCGCCAACAGACATGGCCATGAATTTAATGGAAATTATACGTTCTTACGAGTTAGCACCAGAGGGTACAATTGGAATTTGTGGTGGTATGGCGATGTGTGCCTCTTGTCAATGTTATGTAACCTCAAAGCATAGGATAAATACAATGGAAGACGAGGAAGAGGCAATGTTATCTGAAGCTTTTAATGTAAAGAATAATAGTCGGTTGAGTTGTCAAATTCCTATTTCAGATATCTTAAATGAGTTAGAAATAGAACTAGCGCCAGAATGTTAA
- a CDS encoding acyloxyacyl hydrolase, which yields MRNLLCLIVSLLSIGLYGQEEKHSAYFDLNYFGGNIALHNNSILHLIKGHPEGFIFSWNKKTFGNEAWEQRFNYPDYGASLMYQDLKNKTLGNAVGLYAHYNFYFLKRNVMLRIGQGLALSTNPYDKLENAKNVAFGSDILSSTYLMINYKKDRLINRFGLQTGLSLIHYSNANFRAPNTSVNTIAINLGVTYQLDSEDPEFIETIEDEKFTKTVKYNFAFRSGINESDVIGSGQFPFYVLSAYADKRLSHVSAIQFGADVFFSNFLKELIYYSSVSLPEENVSGDEDYKRVGLFVGHELFINRMSVETQLGYYVYYPFDFEGRTYIRIGLKRYFGKKLFGAITLKSHGAKAEAVEFGIGVRL from the coding sequence ATGCGAAATCTATTATGTTTAATTGTATCACTACTATCTATAGGACTTTATGGACAAGAAGAAAAACATAGCGCATATTTTGACCTCAATTATTTTGGTGGCAATATAGCACTTCATAATAACAGTATTCTTCACTTAATAAAAGGTCATCCTGAAGGTTTTATTTTTAGTTGGAATAAAAAAACGTTTGGAAACGAAGCTTGGGAACAACGCTTTAATTATCCAGATTATGGTGCTTCTTTAATGTATCAAGATTTAAAGAATAAAACCTTAGGGAATGCTGTTGGACTCTACGCACATTATAATTTCTATTTTTTAAAACGTAATGTCATGTTACGCATCGGACAAGGTTTGGCTTTATCTACCAATCCTTATGATAAGCTTGAAAATGCTAAAAATGTAGCTTTTGGTTCTGATATTTTGAGTTCAACGTATTTAATGATTAATTACAAAAAGGATCGACTCATTAATCGTTTCGGTTTGCAAACAGGTTTGTCATTAATTCATTATTCTAATGCTAATTTTAGAGCACCAAATACAAGTGTAAATACAATTGCGATTAATTTGGGTGTAACATATCAGTTAGATTCGGAAGATCCGGAATTTATCGAAACTATAGAGGATGAAAAATTCACTAAAACCGTAAAATATAACTTTGCGTTTAGGTCAGGAATTAATGAAAGTGATGTCATAGGAAGTGGACAATTTCCATTCTATGTATTGTCTGCTTATGCCGATAAACGCTTAAGCCATGTAAGTGCCATTCAGTTTGGTGCCGATGTGTTTTTCTCAAACTTCTTAAAGGAATTAATCTATTACTCATCGGTTTCGCTACCAGAAGAAAATGTGAGTGGAGATGAAGATTATAAACGTGTTGGGCTTTTTGTAGGACATGAATTGTTTATTAATAGAATGTCCGTTGAAACGCAGTTAGGCTATTATGTATATTACCCTTTTGATTTTGAAGGCAGAACGTATATAAGAATAGGATTAAAACGCTATTTTGGAAAAAAACTATTTGGTGCCATAACGTTGAAATCGCATGGAGCAAAAGCAGAAGCTGTAGAATTTGGAATAGGCGTAAGGTTATGA
- a CDS encoding head GIN domain-containing protein, which translates to MRKLIYIFSLFLLACNSEDANDCFQTSGSIVQQEVSVTSFDRILVHRDIELIIKDAPDYKVTIETGENLINDVEVEVIDNRLVLTDHNSCNYVRDFGLTKIYIETPTLTEIRTSTQYDISSDGVLNYDTLNLLSEDYNETNEFTVGDFRLSINSNNLSISSNNLSFYYINGTVDNLFVGFYAGAGRFEGENLIAENVEVYHRGSNDMVVNPQQSLTGQLYGTGDLISVNEPPLVNIERFYIGELHFD; encoded by the coding sequence ATGAGAAAATTAATTTACATATTTAGTTTGTTCCTTTTAGCTTGTAATAGCGAGGATGCTAACGATTGTTTTCAAACATCAGGAAGTATTGTTCAACAAGAAGTTTCCGTGACTAGTTTTGATCGTATTCTTGTGCATAGAGATATTGAATTAATTATTAAAGACGCCCCAGATTATAAAGTCACGATTGAAACTGGCGAAAATTTAATTAATGATGTAGAGGTGGAAGTTATAGATAATCGCTTGGTACTCACAGATCATAATTCTTGCAATTACGTAAGAGATTTTGGCCTCACTAAAATATATATTGAAACACCAACGCTTACTGAAATAAGAACCTCTACGCAGTATGATATTTCTTCTGATGGCGTTTTAAATTATGATACGCTAAACTTGCTTTCTGAAGATTATAATGAAACAAACGAATTCACAGTTGGTGATTTTAGACTCAGTATTAATTCTAATAACCTTTCAATTTCATCTAATAATCTTTCATTTTATTACATAAATGGTACTGTAGATAATTTGTTCGTTGGTTTTTATGCAGGAGCCGGTCGTTTTGAAGGTGAAAATTTAATAGCTGAAAATGTTGAAGTTTATCATCGTGGTAGTAATGATATGGTTGTAAATCCGCAACAATCTTTAACAGGTCAACTTTACGGTACTGGTGATTTGATTTCCGTTAATGAACCACCACTTGTAAATATAGAGCGTTTTTATATTGGTGAATTGCATTTTGATTAA
- the gldA gene encoding gliding motility-associated ABC transporter ATP-binding subunit GldA, giving the protein MAIEVSNITKLYKDQKALNNVSFKINDAEIVGFLGPNGAGKSTMMKILTTYIEASEGSANVNGFDVTTEKKNVQSSVGYLPEHNPLYTDLYVKEYLNFNANVYDTPKSRIDEVIELTGLQPEAHKKISQLSKGYRQRVGLANALLHNPDVLILDEPTTGLDPNQLVDIRNLIKNIGKEKTVFLSTHIMQEVEAMCDRVIIINKGEVVADKYLKDLRDGQEQIVIVEFDFRVEDAFLLKLPKVKAVKNTYDFVYEITFSTIEDMRSHVFDFAHDNELKILQLNQKNASLESLFRELTSK; this is encoded by the coding sequence ATGGCCATCGAAGTTTCAAATATAACCAAACTTTATAAAGATCAGAAAGCACTTAACAATGTTTCTTTCAAGATAAATGATGCTGAAATCGTTGGTTTCTTAGGACCTAATGGTGCTGGAAAATCGACAATGATGAAAATCCTAACCACGTATATCGAAGCTTCTGAAGGTTCTGCTAATGTGAATGGATTTGATGTTACTACAGAAAAGAAAAATGTACAAAGTAGTGTTGGGTATTTGCCAGAGCACAATCCGCTTTATACCGACTTATACGTTAAAGAATATTTGAATTTTAACGCGAATGTTTACGACACGCCTAAATCGCGTATTGACGAGGTTATAGAATTAACAGGATTACAACCAGAAGCTCACAAAAAAATAAGTCAGCTTTCTAAAGGGTACAGACAACGTGTTGGCTTGGCAAATGCGTTGTTGCACAATCCTGATGTATTAATTTTAGATGAACCTACAACGGGTTTAGACCCTAACCAATTAGTAGATATTAGAAACCTCATCAAAAATATTGGTAAAGAAAAAACAGTGTTTTTGTCTACACATATCATGCAAGAAGTTGAGGCCATGTGCGACCGTGTTATAATCATTAACAAAGGCGAAGTGGTTGCCGATAAATATTTAAAAGATTTACGAGACGGCCAAGAACAAATTGTGATTGTTGAATTTGACTTTAGAGTGGAAGATGCCTTTTTATTAAAATTACCAAAAGTAAAAGCGGTAAAAAACACATACGACTTTGTTTATGAGATTACGTTTTCTACCATAGAAGATATGCGCTCACATGTGTTTGATTTTGCACACGATAATGAATTAAAAATTCTACAACTCAATCAGAAAAATGCGAGTTTAGAGAGTTTGTTTAGAGAATTGACGAGTAAATAG